The DNA segment GCCCAGCCGCCGGAACCTTTTACTGTCTCAAAACACGCCAGGGCAAAGATGCCATGCGCCAATACCTGCGCGGTTTGCTGGATTTCCGTTTGGGCTGGCGGGCGTTGATCCGTTCCGTATGCTGGCAGGCGCCCTCCTCCAACCGCTGGCCCCGGCAGCGATAGTAGCGCCACGGGTTGCCCTTGCCGGTCTTGGCATTACGCATATCCGTGCCGCTTTCCAGGGCGCGACCACAGTTTCCACAGAAGACCAGACCGGTCAGCAGGAACTCAGATTCATCATACAGGACGGCGAA comes from the Candidatus Amarolinea dominans genome and includes:
- a CDS encoding recombinase zinc beta ribbon domain-containing protein: MSATQKVPENFAVLYDESEFLLTGLVFCGNCGRALESGTDMRNAKTGKGNPWRYYRCRGQRLEEGACQHTERINARQPKRKSSKPRRYWRMASLPWRVLRQ